The sequence TGCGCGACTCAGGATCGACGCCGGCCGTCGGCTCGTCGAGCAGGATCAGTTCCGGTTCGTGCACGATCGCGGCCGCCAGATTCAATCGCCGTTGCATGCCGCCGGAATAGCCGCCGGCGCGATCATGCTGGCGATCGGCCAGTTGCACGAAATCGAGCGCGGCGTCGACGCGCCGCGCGAGGTGGGCGCCGTGCAAACCGAACATGCGCGCGAAGAACGCGATGTTCTCGCGACCACTGAGGTTCTCGTACAAGGCCAACGACTGCGGCGCGAGTCCGATGCGTGCCCGCAGGACCGGATCGCGCGGACTGCCGCCG comes from Lysobacterales bacterium and encodes:
- a CDS encoding ABC transporter ATP-binding protein, which produces GGSPRDPVLRARIGLAPQSLALYENLSGRENIAFFARMFGLHGAHLARRVDAALDFVQLADRQHDRAGGYSGGMQRRLNLAAAIVHEPELILLDEPTAGVDPESRNALFENVLALKAAAGRTIVYTTHYMEEVERFATASPLSIAGACSPSTACPACCARMAVRRCSWSSAAVAASASRQRIR